TCGGCGGGCGTCTTGGAGATACGCCATGCGGTTTAGAATAACGTCGCGGCAGAATCGGTCAAGGTCTACCAATTGACCAAGCACTTCCTTCACTCCGAGATGTTCTCCGTTTTCAAAATCCACCAGGTAGTCGATCCCTCCTGTAGAGTTTCTCATGAGGTCGTCAGAATCTGATGCTCCCATGCAACTGATCCACTGACGTATAGTCGAGTTCTCTGACTCCGCGAGGAAGCGGCGCGCGGCAATCGAGGCCATACTAAAGGTGACAAGCGTTATGGTCTGGGGGGAGAAGAACGGCGTCGAAGTTGCGTAGCGAACGGTTTCCCGAATATCGTCAGCAAGTTGAGATAAGGTGTAACATCCCATCTCCCCACAGTAGCCTGGGTCTGCTAGATTGGTGCTTTCCCCGACGCTACTGATCCCGTCAAACCTAATTACCACAAGGTCCCGTCCCTGGTGCCGAAAGGTTTCGATGAGCGTCCGCGCCAGGAGCCCGGTTGTTTCCTTTCTTCGAGCAAACGCGGGAGGAATAATCACCACCGGAGCTTCGTGGAGCACGCCTTGCGGGGGGGGCCATGGTCCGGTGGCGTTCACATATGCGGCGATTTCGTTGCCACGTTCGGTTCGATAGCGGACGGGATGTGCTCCAGAGGCAACGGCCGTGTGCTTCAGAAGGCGCTTACTGATAGTCTCCATGACTCGTCTTGTGCTACGAATGAGTGGTGCCGTGAAGGGGACGAGAGGGCGCCGAGCCTGAAGGTCGATTACGTCCACGTTGAGTTGGCATCTGTCGATGTGGAATTGAACTCCGACTCGAAAATCGCCTGAGCGGAACGGACTCGCATAGACGACACTGGCTTGCTGGGCCGAACTGACGCCCTTCTCAGTCCGAACCAAGAGGGCGGGTAGAAAGTCACCTGGACTTGGCACGTCCGCCCCGGAGCCCACGACAAACGAAGCACCCGAGTCGGTCGCCTCCAGCAGCTGGCGCTTTACTGGCATCAAATTCGCTGCATCGCTGCCGATCTCGACCACTCCAGTCATATCGAGTGTTGGGAGTCGACGCGGCTCCACCCGCCGTTCCGCAAACAGCACTACCTCCGGCTCGATAATCCTGAGCTCTTGTCCCTGCATCGACACAACATATGATTCGAAGTAAAACCACTGTGCGGCGGAACGAATCCTCCCGTACACAAGATCGTATCGATTCCACGCAGTTCGCGCTGACGGAGCCGCCAAATTCAGGACCAGGTCACCAGCGAACCTATCTGTCAAAGTCGCTGGCTGCGAGAGGTCGCGACCGCGCCATAAAAGCTCGACTGCTGCTTTTTCTCTAGCCGCCCTCTGAAATAGCGTGACCACGATGTGTGCGTTCCTCAGCGGCTTCAAGTTAGTTTCAGTGGCACCCCCTTTTTCCGCTAATCGACGCTGGATCTGTTTCACCGCAACAGCAACGTGCTGGTCTAAGAGATACGCCGTCCAGACCGAAAGATTCGAACTCTGCGTCTCCCGAAACCGGACTCCAATGCCAGCTCCTTCACCGTGGGCAGGACCCGCTCGGCGAACTACTTCGCCCGTAAACTCAACGCAAACGCGTCCGGATGGAAGCGTAAGCCGTCCCCGTATCACCGCATCACGTGGGTCCAGAGTTTCGTTTGAAAGGAATAGCCCCGCTGCACTCAGATTCCGCACATCAGCCGAAGGACAGCCCGCTCCCACTAAGTCTGTGATGGGGAGTAAGCACCGCTTTCTCTGTGCCACGCGGCGATCGAGACTTGCCTTCTCAGGGTCTTCGCGGATCATAGTGGGTTCTTTTCCGCACTTCGAGGCAATGGATGAAGGAACGCGGCCACGATCTTGAGCTTCAGGTACTCCTCGTCCCGGTAGCCGTAGGCCCGGCGCTGGAGGACGCGGATCTTGTTGTTGAGCCCCTCGACCAAGCCGAGGCTCACCTTGTTCTCGGGGTGGCAATAGGAGACGATCCCCTCCCAGTGCCGCTCGATCATCGCCGCGAACCGTTCGTAGGGCTTCAGCCGCTGCCACTTCAAGCTCGCCTTCCAGCGCTCGAAGAAGGCGCGGGCCCAGCCCGGGGTCTGGTAGCTCCAGAGTTGCCCGAAGGACTCCTTGAGCAGGTAGGCGGTGTTGAGCCGCTTGTTGGCCTTGAGCAGCTTACGCAGGTTCGCCCGCCCGTCGTGGGAGAGGTGCTCACGGCGGGAGAGCAGCGTGTAGCGCTGCCCCTTGATGAAGGCGCGGTCCTTGTTGGCCAGCCGCCGATATTCGCGGCGCCGCACCTCATCGAGCGCATCGCCGAGATGGCGCATGATGTGGAACTTATCAAAGACGATTCGGGCATTCGGCGCATTCTTGGCCAAGGAGTTCCGGAAGGGCTTCCACATGTCCATCGCGGCGAGCTCGATGCGCGCCACCTTGTTCGCGCCCAACGCGGCGAAGAAGCCGTCCAGGTCCGCCTCAGTGCGGCCCCGGCCGCCCACCCAGATCGGCCGACCGCGCTCGAGGTCGCTCACCACCACCCGGTAGTCGTGGCCTTTGCGGATGGCGATCTCGTCGACGCCGATGGCCCGCGGCGCCGGGAGCCCGGCCTGCTCAACCTGTTGCTGCATGTAGATGGTGTCCAGGGCCTTCACCGTGCTGTCGTGAAGCCGCTCCAGCTCAGCGACCGCGGTGTTCGTCATCTCGCGGCAGAGCGCGCCGACGTGCAGGGCGAACCGCTGCGTGTAGCGCGGATTCTTCGCCAGCCAGTCGAGCCGCTCTACGCAATCGAGGCGAGCCGCTTATAGGATTCAGGTCAAAAACCGTAGTCTTTGGCGAGATCTCGGTACACGATCATTTTATGTATAGGCGATGGACCCTCGTAGAGCTGCATCAATTTGGCATCGCGCATCAGTTTTTCCATCGGAAAGTCCTTCGAATAGCCGTAACCGCCAAAAAGATCCAGCGCTTCGCTTGTGACCCTCATCACCATATCGCCCGCGAAATCTTTGGCCATGGAGGAGGCCTTCGCGAATGACCGACCTGCGTCATGAGCGCACGCCGCACGCCAAGTCAAAAGGCGTGCGGCATCAATCTCACGCGCGAGGTCAGCTAATCGAAATTTTACATACTGGAACTCCGCCAACGGTTGATCGAATTGGATGCGTTTCTGTACGTGCCGTAGCGCGTGTTCCCACGCGGAGCGCGCGATACCCACCGCTCCGGCGGCAACGTTGATCCGAGACCGCGCGATCGAAGACAGTGCGACTTTGTATCCGCCTCCCTCCTGACCGAGCCGCTGGTCTTCCGGGATTTCCAAGTTCTCAAAGAAAATCTCGTTGGCGTTCGCCGCGCGCTGTCCCATCTTGTCTAGAGCCTTCCCCAACCTGATGCCCTTCGATCGTGCAGAAACGACGAACGCTGTAATTCCTTTGGTGCCCAGGCTGGGATCGAGGGTTGCGAAGATGACGTAATAATCGGCTACCGCTCCGTTCGTAATAAAACACTTCGAGCCGTTCAAGACATAGACGGCTCCTTTTTTCTCGGCACGTGTCGCAATCCGGCTGGGATCCGATCCGGCATCCGGTTCCGTGAAACAGAACGAGTAGAGGCTCAACCGTTCGCAATACGGCTTAAGAAATCGCGCTTTCTGCTCATCTGTTCCGGCGAGCAGGAGCGGGCCTACGCCGAGGAGGTTCACCATGATGGAAGTGCCCATGGCCATGCACCCAGCACCGAGTTCTTCGGTGATCAGCGCAGTTTCGAAAAGTCCCCATCCTGACCCCCCGTACTCTTTCGGAATATATCCTGTAAAGAACCCTTCGCTAAATGCCTTGCGGACTACGTCCCATGGATACTCACCTGAGCGATCGTAGTTGGCAGCGACCGGTCGAATCGATTCGTCGGCAAAGCGACGCGCAGCGGCTTGAATTGCCCCTTGCTCAGCGCTTAACTCAAAGCTCACCCCTTTCGCGACGCCTGCTGCTGGTTGCGTGAACTCGACTCCAATCTTCAGGTGCCGTGTCTGTCCCGCAATTGGTGATACGTGCCTGACGATTGCAGCCCTCGTCTCAACCCTTTCGCCTTCAACGATCTGCACCTTGGGAAGAGGGGTTCCGGGAAGAAAGTAGCTCCGATCAAGAGGGCTTCGGAACGAGAAACCCAGTGGGCTTCTGTCAAGAAGTGGCCACGAAGCCGAAGGTGGACTGCCGTATGGAAGGCTCAGCTCAATATGATGCGGCAGGCGTGCTAGATCATGTTGGTGTCTAGGAACCGCACGGCGCTCTTGGAAGTAACCTGTCGTCACACAAGATCCTCTCAGCAGACAGCTGCCACAGGTATCACCGATCCCTCTTAAAAACTGAACCGAACACTCAGCACCACCGAGTGAACGACCGTGCGGTACGTCCCATTTGCTCGGGCGTCGATCGCAGGTATCGCTGGAGGGGAGCCTGCCGAACTGAAGTTGCTTCCATACTGATTGTCTTTTACTCGTTGGAACAGTATCAGGTGGTAACCGAGGTCAGCGCTCCACCGCGATGCTTTATACCCGGCACCAGCCGAAAACCAGTGCCGCGTCCCATCTGGCAAGATCGGGCTAACCGTATTGTCTGGAATCGGAGAATAATCGAGCGTGTAGCCACCTCGCACAGCAAAGTTCGACCATTCGTACTGCGTCCCTACCCCATAGGCCATCGCATCGTCCCAAAGCAGCAGCGTCGTATCAGTGCCTGGAGGTGGCAACCCTTCGTCAAACCTAATGACCAGCTGGTCGATAGTTGACCAGCCGGTCCAAATAGCCTCTCCCTCAATATTCCACTGTGGTATAGGTCGAAAGAGCACGCCAGCCCGAACCGATGGCGGCAAAGTTATCGTGGTCTCTGCCTCACCGTCAGGGAAAAACGGCGTGAAAGGCCCAGATGGGATTGTGAAGTCGGCCTCAAGGTCATTGAGATCAGCCCGCACCTCGCTCCGGTACGTGAGGCCAATTTGCCATCGGTCGTTGGGCGCAATAGTAGTTCCCAGGTTGTAGCCGAAGCCCACCGCATCTCCCTCTACTTCGACAGCACCCTCTGGATTTCCGGGCACCGGCCCGAATCCCGCATCTTCTCCGACTCGAGACAAGTTGATCTGTCGTCGCTCCGTCAACTTTACATAAGCTACGTTCACACCCCCTGCCACTGCGGCCTTCGGGTTTATCTGCCAGGATACCGTCGGGGTTAACATCGTGGCCTGGACACCAACATACGTGATCTGAAACCGGCCGTCCCAATCCGTGGGCCAATCCGTTGCGACTCCGAACGGAGTATAGAGGCCGAGTCCTGCGGTCAAGTCGTGACCGATTGGCGCTGTGACGTACAATTGCGGCAGGAAAAACGCTTGGGGCTCCTCTTCCGCGCCTTGGCCTGTTTGAAGCGGGCTGTACTCGGTGTCAGGAACGATCACGGTTGTACCCACTAACACCTCCGAGGTACGGAGCTGGGAGATCCCTGCCGGGTTGTAGTAGATCGCTGAGGGGTCGTCTGCCTGTGCAGTAAACGCCCCTCCCTTCCCACTCGCCGCAGCACCCTGTGCGGTAACCGCGAATCCGGCGCCAAGTGCGCTCTGGGTAAAGAACGCTCCGCTGCAAGTCAGCACGAGAGCGTGCGCTACTACGCATCGGCTGCTCCGCAACAATGCCCAGCCACCACGAAGACCAACCAAACATTCGAGAAAACGACGGCAATTCCTTCCGAGTGCGTACGCTTCGGTACACGTCGTTTTGTAGGCCATCGCGCTCCCTCGCT
The sequence above is a segment of the Nitrospirota bacterium genome. Coding sequences within it:
- a CDS encoding class I SAM-dependent methyltransferase; this encodes MQGQELRIIEPEVVLFAERRVEPRRLPTLDMTGVVEIGSDAANLMPVKRQLLEATDSGASFVVGSGADVPSPGDFLPALLVRTEKGVSSAQQASVVYASPFRSGDFRVGVQFHIDRCQLNVDVIDLQARRPLVPFTAPLIRSTRRVMETISKRLLKHTAVASGAHPVRYRTERGNEIAAYVNATGPWPPPQGVLHEAPVVIIPPAFARRKETTGLLARTLIETFRHQGRDLVVIRFDGISSVGESTNLADPGYCGEMGCYTLSQLADDIRETVRYATSTPFFSPQTITLVTFSMASIAARRFLAESENSTIRQWISCMGASDSDDLMRNSTGGIDYLVDFENGEHLGVKEVLGQLVDLDRFCRDVILNRMAYLQDARRDLARIATPVTWIYGKYDYWINRRRVLDIMSIRTSARRHVYEVPCGHIVRSGEDALDVFGLITSLIWTDHYGTQITPRIPSESERLEFERSEWGRVQQPHLDLRRYWRSYLLGSKPGEIGFDIITLTDEYLGLMDRQIELLDISPTDLVVDLGGGTGNFGLRYLERSSERGQRAIEGPRIVLIDFVRRALDAARNKHLRNTSVASEATFSYVEANLDLGVYSDRIPFKSGSVSKILASLFLSYVHEPELVLRECARLLRPGGLLVASTLLPDTDMSLPVHRLVEKIKAGSYLPYFTELDRDTILIALQSYINSAARLTDLEEQRLFRFFSESELRTFVEEAGFLVVDLCPTFGDPPQGVIIVGRRC
- a CDS encoding acyl-CoA dehydrogenase family protein; amino-acid sequence: MQIVEGERVETRAAIVRHVSPIAGQTRHLKIGVEFTQPAAGVAKGVSFELSAEQGAIQAAARRFADESIRPVAANYDRSGEYPWDVVRKAFSEGFFTGYIPKEYGGSGWGLFETALITEELGAGCMAMGTSIMVNLLGVGPLLLAGTDEQKARFLKPYCERLSLYSFCFTEPDAGSDPSRIATRAEKKGAVYVLNGSKCFITNGAVADYYVIFATLDPSLGTKGITAFVVSARSKGIRLGKALDKMGQRAANANEIFFENLEIPEDQRLGQEGGGYKVALSSIARSRINVAAGAVGIARSAWEHALRHVQKRIQFDQPLAEFQYVKFRLADLAREIDAARLLTWRAACAHDAGRSFAKASSMAKDFAGDMVMRVTSEALDLFGGYGYSKDFPMEKLMRDAKLMQLYEGPSPIHKMIVYRDLAKDYGF
- a CDS encoding outer membrane protein transport protein, which produces MAYKTTCTEAYALGRNCRRFLECLVGLRGGWALLRSSRCVVAHALVLTCSGAFFTQSALGAGFAVTAQGAAASGKGGAFTAQADDPSAIYYNPAGISQLRTSEVLVGTTVIVPDTEYSPLQTGQGAEEEPQAFFLPQLYVTAPIGHDLTAGLGLYTPFGVATDWPTDWDGRFQITYVGVQATMLTPTVSWQINPKAAVAGGVNVAYVKLTERRQINLSRVGEDAGFGPVPGNPEGAVEVEGDAVGFGYNLGTTIAPNDRWQIGLTYRSEVRADLNDLEADFTIPSGPFTPFFPDGEAETTITLPPSVRAGVLFRPIPQWNIEGEAIWTGWSTIDQLVIRFDEGLPPPGTDTTLLLWDDAMAYGVGTQYEWSNFAVRGGYTLDYSPIPDNTVSPILPDGTRHWFSAGAGYKASRWSADLGYHLILFQRVKDNQYGSNFSSAGSPPAIPAIDARANGTYRTVVHSVVLSVRFSF